The Zea mays cultivar B73 chromosome 7, Zm-B73-REFERENCE-NAM-5.0, whole genome shotgun sequence DNA segment CAACTGTTACCTGCAAGACCCACTGCCTTTCCCAAATTTGAATCATGCTCTGCTAATCAATCAAAAACCTCCAAAAAATTCCATTTGTTCAAAGACTCCTTCGACTCATCATGGCCATGAAAAGGCAAGCCTTGCTCGAATAGTAGCCTAGCAGTATTAATGGATCCATTCAATCTAGTAAAATAAGCCCTTTTAGATGTTTCACTTTTCTTATGTAAAATAACATCAATGTGCTGATATCTCTATAACAAATCATCAGACTTCTTTATAGGAATAAAGTGTGATCCACCAACATTGCCAACATGTATCTTTAGCCGCTCTTTTCTGTGATAACCATTCCAGCACTCAACAACGAAATCCTTATATCATGTATCCTTCTTTTCTCTGAACAAGAAATAACAAAAAAATATGCTCTATCTTTTGATTCACTATATTCAAGCCAACTTCCAAAATCATCGAACCATTCTTGTTGAAACCTTCTTGGATTGCCTTTTCCCCCAATCTGTGTAGAGGGAAAATTGCAAGTGCGCAGTTGGCATGGCCCATTCTCCAAATATTTCCTTCTCACCCTCAAATTAGGATTAGGATGGTAAGAAATTAAGAATCAATTTCCTTTCTTAAGGTTGGGTCATATTTGATCTCCTCTTCCCAATTAGTAGCATCTGGATGACATGAATTCCTTGCACTACCACTGTCTGGTGCTTTTCTTTTATAAAATCTTTCCATTTCCTAGCACCCATAAAAATATTTAATAGATATCACAGAAAGAACAAAAAAATCGTAACCTAAAATCtggacaaacaaacaagaagcacAAATTAAAATCATTGGACGATTAGGCTAATGGAATTTGAAAAAAGAATGATCAAGTTACTTTTTGAAGGATGACAGAGGAGCAGGCCTGGGAGGCGGGCGGACTTcacctaggggtggtaatgggctctaaattttacactataaaatttaaggattggATTAGGATTGAGCTCTATTTCTAGGCTCAAACgaattgtgaagaaacatttggatcgtgatccattaccgcCTGCTGCCATGCTACTTGCTCTAGTgcgctcagcagcagcagcagcacctgctagCCAGCCAGCAGGGCCGCCTGAATGCCTGATAGCTTTCGCTTGTGCGTAGAGCGGTGGAGGGGAACTGGAGAGACAAATCAATGAGCAGGACGCGGGAGCAGAAGAGATGAAGCCACCAAAGCGTGCAGTTGAAGAGTCGAGTCGAGGACTCTAAGAAGCGACTACAGGCCGGCTTTCCCATATGAGATTGTGGCTGTTTCCTTCATTCCTGCAGGGAGTTGTTGGCTGCTGTGGGCTCTCCGCGCCGGGCTGTGGGTGCTGCTGTTTAGGCCAGGGGAGTGCAAATAGGGTAAAAATGTATATACTATAAGGCTTTTGGTATTTGGGACTGGGTGCGGCCGCACCCAGTTGGCCTATATATGGTGGGTACTGAGATGAGTGAATCATGTTCGAGTTTCATGTGGTGTACTCTGTTTATACTTTTGCATCAAGTCGAGTGCTGACCTTGTTTGTGCGTGATTGTTCTTGTGTGCTTCAGAGATCCTAGCCCTTGTTTCTGATTTCACAGCAGTTGCCTGATGGCTGGTGTGTGACTTTTAGTGCCCTTGCAAATGCTAACAAGTTTTTCCCCTGGTGCAATAAATATCTGTGCTATGGATGGATGAAAATGAAGTGGGCTCatgttttaatgtcatttttttgTTTTAAACTTTTAATAGCCAATCCGATGGGGTATGAAGAGAGCAAAAAACATCTCCTCAGTCTCAGCTACCCTGAGCTGCAATGTTTGTGCAAAAGGTATAACCTTCCTGCTAAGAAGACCCACTCTCAGTTAGCAAGTTCGCTCGCCTCGCTGCTTGAGGTAAGCATATATGTTATGTTTGGATTATAACTTTTACTTCAGAGTTCGCCACAAGTATGAGCTAGTTTCATCATCTATTTAAATTCAGAATCTGGAAGGATGTAACTGTTTTATTCTACACAGGCATCTCCATCTCCTGCTCCTCCTCCTGTCCAATTAGCAAATATGAAAGAAGCATCCACATGTATGTACAGAAACTTTTTATGTTAAACTTAGTTGGCTGATTGTTTATGCTTGCACAATGGCTTATTTTTTCAGACTCTTTTGCTTTGAAAGATGATGCTTTAGGAATAATTGGCAACCTAATTAACTGCAGGCAATCATGCTAACAACAAAAGAGGCCCATACAATGGCAGGGATGATGGTAAACCACTTGTGCATGCGAAACATCAAAAAGGAGATCAGACACCTGTTGATGAAACATCTAAAAAGGTAAGAAATTTCAACCATTGTTTTCTTTTATTGTTTCCCATGAAAAATTAATACCCGTTACTACTAATGGGCTCATCTGTTATCCATAACTTTTTGCATGAACCCTACAAGTATATTGTTCCTTATTGATTTATTATTTTCTACTCAAGTTGTCTGATATTGGAAAGTTAAGAGAATTAtaactaccccccccccccccccccccccccaaaaaaaaaaacACATACACACAAAAGCACACAAACACAACCAAAAAACAAACAAAGAAGAAATAAAAAAGAATTCTTCCTAGTAAAACACAAGGATTCTAGTTTTAATATTTTTCCAGGATCCTTTCATATGATTTTATGCAAACTGCCAATGCCTATTTAGGAATCATTTACACACTTCCTGTTAATCTGGATTGCACCTGACCGTCCTAAATATGAGAGTGGCACTTCTTCTGCAGATGCCTTTTGGATTCTGTTTTTCTATTTGTACTCTGTTTTGTGCCACCCAATTGTTGCTATGGATTATACTAGTATTTTTTTCTGTTTGCCGCAGTAGTAATTTGTTGCTTTATTTTCACTTGAAATGTAAGTCTGTTTCATCATGTATCTGTGAATTGCTTTGCTCATTTGTATGTGTACTGGTTAAATGGATGTCTTTATAATCCATTTTTCATCTATCCTGTAGCAGGGGATTGACACTGGTACGAGTATACCTCCAGTTTCTATGAACCATGGAAGACCAGAATATCATGGCCATCTATCTTCTGACCTGAGAACTGCTCATAATTTACAGTCCCAATGTGACGTGGGAATTGCAACTAATACAACAAATCTAGAATTTGTTGGCAAACATGATTGTTCACCTGCTAACGTAATTGATCAAATCTGTCCCCCTATTATTCAAAAATATCCTTCTAATGGTAATGGTCAGGCTTCCACTAAGTTCGGCCGTATGAATGATAACACAGAAAAGGGTTGTCGGCTGTCTGATAAGATATCAGCAAATGCTGCTGCTGTTcaattttctgtaatgtcagatgAGGGCATTGATCTTCTTGTTGATCTGAACTCCAGTTCAGCAACATGGGCCAAGAACTTCATGGCAGAAATGCACATTACCCCTCCGTCTGAACATGGGAATTTCTCTAGCTTCATTAGCAGTTTGTCAACTAAGGATGATCATAGCACTGCGTCACCATCTGGAAATATCATTGTTGACATTCAGAACAAGGGAGCTGAGAACATTGTTCCTTCCACTGATTCATCACTTGCTTCAGATGTTGGTGAGAGCTCCCGTTCAGTGCTCTATCCAGTTGATACGACTACTGTGAACTCAGTGTCATCCACGTCTACAGTGGCTGGTACCCCAGTTGAACTTTCTGGGTATCAGGAGGGTGCTCCAGTGGTATGTTCTTCATGTTTAACAGCTGATGTTCAGAACAATGTGACATCTGATATGCCAGGTGCTTCGGATAACGAGGTGCTTCCTCCAGAACCTGCTGATGTCTTTTTGCAGTCTGAAAGAATCACTGCACCAGCTGTATGTGGTTCAGTGCAACCAATTGGCAATAAATGCACAATGAGTTCTGGTAAAACCAAAGTTTTTGCAAGATTTGTTGCACTCGAAAATTTTTAGTTGCTGATACAGACAATATATCTACCTTTTTGTCAGGGGATGAGGTTAGAAGTGGCTCCAATGAAGACTCCTGTCCAAAATCTTCAGGAAAACAAACTGGAGATGAAACCCTAATGGAAAATGAACCTGTGAAGGCAGTAGCAGTGGAAGAAAATATAGGTCGTGATGACAGTTTGTCCATTTCTTATCAACTAGCCTGTAAGACAGTAGCAGAACTGCCTGTTACAGATGCCCAGTCGCCTGCTAGTTcttctggtcattttattgctggaAATTTTGACAACACACATCCAACATCTTCCGCCACTTCGGTAATTTCTTATACTTGACTTGATATAGTTACATAATTTGATATGCCTCTTAATACTTTGGCTAAGGAAAATGTGTTTGTATTGGATGTTTCAAATGCTATGATGTGTTTCTTAACCAGCCATGCTTTAGCTTGTTCTCATGGTTTTCTGGGGGCATGTTATGTACTTACGTCTTCAGCTTCATGTCATGGAAATATTTTTGAAATAACCTTTTGACATATATCAGCAGATGATGCAGTGGAACCTGCTATTTTATTCTGCCAGTACTTCTTGCTTCTAGGTCTTCTATTCTACTTAGCAGTTCTTTTTGCATCTATCATTTGAGCTTGTTTTCTCTGTTACCGATCTTCACACAATATTGGTATTGGATGTAGTTTACCTGGATGGCTTATCAGTTCAACCTATATCCCTTATGGCTTCAGTCTGTTTCTAGTTTCTTCTGACAGCCATCAAGTGGCCAAGTTGGCGATTTTATATTGTTTCATAAGTTAAGGTTCAGTCATCGTATTTCACTGTATATATGGTTGGATGCAGGTCTCATGATTCTATTCTAGTACATATTTCAGTTCAGGTTCCCTGCTGTAATGTTTGAAGATGTTTTGGAGTTTGGACAAATAGCTATGGGCCATTGTTTGTTACGCTTGAATCAAATGCCAATATGCCATCCTTTGCACTGGGTCCTCTCAGATTTGACCCAACTGTGCAATTATGTGATCTCTGATGGACAACGTCAGATTGAAGACTATGGATGTCAGGGTACTGCTTCGTTGCAGGAAGATTGTAGCGAAGTTGGTAATAGGCTAGGGGAGGAATGTTGTCGGCAACCTGTTGTCGCCGACGAGGAAAGTGATGTCGTGCACAGACAGCAGGGAGGTGGCTGCACTAGGGAGAGAGATGGAGGAGCACAAGACCAGAAGAATGGGCAGCAGGCACAAAAAAAACTTGACCCTAAACAAGCCTATAGATGGAACCTTATGGATTGCCAATCCTTTCCTACACAAAACTCAACTTTATTGCTGATTTCCAAACCTGTCTTAAAGTTCCTAAACCAATCCCAATTTTTCTAAAACAAATCACCGGTCTACATGGCATGGGaggggggaggggggagggggtCGGTActaacttgtggcaatgtggacaTGACAGCACTGGGTTGGTTCTGCTGAGGTGGCCCATGCCCATTGGCCATAACACTACAGGACATGTTCGTTGCAGCAGGAAGTTTGTCTTATTTGAAAGGAAAAAAAATGGGGAAGAGTAATAGACAAATTTCCCATGTATAGGATTGAAAAAACTAATCTGGATGGTTtaattaataaaacaatagtatTAACATTTCAGCAGACATTATATTTATAATCTCAAAGTACAAAAAAATAAGTGGGCTTCAAAGTACTAAAATAACATGGAATCCATAAGTAAGATTTGTTTGGATTCTGCCATGTGCCAGCCCTGCCAAGGAGCCGCCCGAACAAAATTTGGTGTTTGGTTTGCCTGGCCGAAAAAATGGTGTTTGATTTGGTCGCCCACGAATAGGCCAAGCTTTGGGGGGGGGGGATGCGACTGCTATCCAAATGACACCCTTACCCATCGCCAACCGCTGAATTTTGTCCCAACACCCATCCAAACGCACTTATGCTTGCTGATTATGGATTGGAGATCTACTGTCTTCCAAGATCCCGCATGTATGTTTAATTAGAAAGTAGGATGAAAGAGCAAAAAAGGTAAACTGGATTAAGCACCTTAGGCAAGCTTCCATCAGGGGATTTCATAAATTGGTAAATTGGTGATTAGTCAAAAGCTATGGGtccgtttggttgggctgtggctgtgaaaaaagctgctgtgggctgtgagctgtgaaaaaagctgctgtgggctgtgagctgttaaaaagctaaaaaccgtttggtggaaaccactaaaagctgttaaaatttcttcgatatatgttttcacagttccatccgaaagccactaaaagcaggtccagaggtgctttcagttttgcactgcgagaaagtcggcttttagaaaaagctgcttcctggatccatccctttggtttgacttttggcttttatGGGACAAAAGTCAAagtcaaaagccaaaccaaacacaccctatatTTGGTTGGGCTTTTTTCAGCttttggccaccaaaagctgttgcggactgccaaacgcccCAACTTTTCAGCCTGTTTTTATAAGAATCGTTTTGGTAAAAACTTGTCCAAAATCAACATGAACACAAAATCGGTCGAGTCGTCACGATAGTAGAAATCCATCGCTTTCTAGATCCTGGACCCTTTGAACCACTtcatcttcctccgcacgtaatccccACGATACTCAGATTCTTCCCATAGCCAGATTCTCTTCACAGCCAGATTTTTAGAAAAGCtgatcagaaaaaagctgaatcaAACAACCTTAGATGGGATCAACTCTATGCTACCTTAGATCCCAAATGTAAGTACATTTAGGTTTTCTTTTAAGTCAACCTTTTGGGCTTTGATCATTATAACAGCCTAAAAACATTCTCTATAACTTGTCATAAGGTTGATGTTACTAAATTCATAATATGTAGTTCATTCTATTTGAGATAATCAGATAATAGATTTTTATGTATAATATTAGTCAAAGTGCCACATATGTTTGTTTTCCTCAAACAGTAAAAAAGTGTCGTATTGGAGGCCTGTCAATGTTCCTAATGTACTCTATATTTACAATTAGAGGTTTGGTTGCACAATTTATGAATAAAAATATGAATTCGAAAAATGAATGGACGGACTTCAAATATGTAACATAATTGAGCTCCAAGATTGACAATGTCCTTTTGTTAACTACATCAGCCTTGCATGCACTCTTATTTTGAGCCGTAATCTTTAACTTTGTTGACTTGTGGAAAATGACTGTCATCCGAGCACTCGGTGCAGTGAGTTCCTCCAGTTTAGCTAAATCACCTATGTCACATATGTAATTATTTCACTTTTCCCTATACCTTTTAGAAACAAATAGGTCACTATATGCTTGCTTATATTCAACTAACCTTAAGATGTTTTTGTCTGTTTTCTGTAGTCATGGACGCGAGGGTCACTTTCTACTAGTTATAGTGTCTGCTCTTACGAAAATAGTAAATGCATGGCTGACTAATTTTACTGGTTTGCACTTTGTAGTAAAAGGGGAAGAGAATGAAAGCTGCTAAACGTATTATTTTGGTCAATGGCAAAGTCTACGTGTCTCACTTTTAGCTCCGCAACTGCAAACCTGCTTATTTGGTAATTGATATTTCACTGACCTCCTTAGCTGGCATTTCTGGTACTAGTCACCAATGCCTTTGTGTACTCTGACTGGCAAAACTTACAGGTCATTATATATTCCAGTCACTAGGTGCGAGTGAGCTTCCCGATCCGTTAGATCATATTATCCAACCATAGATGCAACCGTGGTTTGTTAGGTTTTTTTAAGCTAGTCAAGCTGCTGGTGGAAGGatttaagtgttaaatgtgatATACGACTAGATTATGATATAACGGACCAGGAGGTTCGCTTGCACCTAGTGACTGCTTGCATAGCCGTCGTTGCCAGATTTATGAGCCCCAAGTGCCGACTTTTATTTTGTTAAATTATCTTGTACTGACTAAAATAGGGTAGACTGAGTGCCGGTGCCGGAGGCTCCAACATGAGTGGGTCAGGCGAAGGGATAAACCAAGGCAAGTCTCCCCCGCAAATGCGGAGAGGCTGCTTTAAACCCGCGACCTAGTGTTGTACTATGTTTGGAAAACAATCTCCATTTTTGATTTGGCATTCGGTTTATGATGGCGTGATGCTTTCTGTGCATGATGAAAGGTGTTTTATTATCGGAATGCTTTGTTGTGCCTAGTTTATGGTGTTTTGGTTGATTTATCTTTGCCAGTTTATAATGATGTATAGATCTTGGTGTACCCAGAGCAGTTCACTAACTTACTTCTATCATTCTGAAGGACAATGCTATTAATTCTCTGACTTCAAAGTTCGGTGCAGAGTATGTTTCTATAAACACTGTTCATACTTCTGATCTCCAATACTAGCTGCATGCCTAAAGGGTTCCTTTCTTCTGTAGGCTAGCACAAAGTCATGATTCTACGGACAAAAAGGGACAGAATGATGCTGAGGAGGTTGAGGAGTTAGAGAGTATGACACCAGCAGCCTATAGTGAACCTCCCAGAAATATACAACTTAGCTTACGAAGTGCTTCCGCTAAGGTCAAGCCTTCTACACTACCAAGACGATCAGCGAGGCTTCTTCCTAAGGTTTGTGTTCATTGTCATTTACTGTAATCACCAATACTATAGTATAAGCTCATGCTACCATTCTCATTGAAAGGATGGTAGACTGATTAAGGAAATCAATGTGTGCTGAATAATGTGCTTATTTTGGCCTTTTTTAGGTTCATAGCTTTTGCTATGCACTTAGATACATGTTATGTCTAGATACATCTAAAAATCAAAATGACATATAATTTGGAATGTGGGTAGTATATAGTTTTAATTCCTGTAAATAACATAACATTTTCTGGGGTTTAATCAACATACTTTGTTTTCTTGACATGCAGTAACCGCCGTAAATGATACAGATGAGATCCAGTGTGAGAATAGCCTCACTACCGGCTTAGTCAGATTCCATGAGGATGAAGGGATAGAAAACAGTTAACAAGCTTAGATTCTAATTTTGTATGTTCTTGTTAATTCTTTTTTGTTCCAGCAACTGAGTAGAACTTGGTTTCTGAAGCTTAGGCTGCGTGACTTTTTATCTCCTCGTGTCCATCAACATCTGTTACAGTTACAGTCGTACTGTCGAGCTTTCATACACTATTGTACAAACGACTCCTACTTTTACAGCATCTGTTTCCTCTGGTCTGCGACTTGTTGGATGATGTCTTCTGTGTTTTATATCAATGCAATATAACTATTGGTGCAGGAGTAAGCTTGTTTAGAACGATTAAAATAAATGCTGTTTATGGTGCAGGCAATGATATTGTAAGTTGCTTCTCAAGAAGCAAGGTTCcataaatataaaagaaaaaaaatcatgGAATTTTCCACACTAAAGAGACTCGAGTAGCCATGATTCTATTAGAGTTTCTGTTTGTAAATtcctcacggaggatgagcataaGGGACCATTACAAACAATCTTTAATAGTTGTTCAACGATTCCACAAACTCTAGACTGACTAGGTGATGATTATCATCAAAAGCAATAAGGGAATAACTAGTCCAAGTCGTTCAACTAGTACCATAAGATGCACTAGAAGCTCTTTAATCTTATCCTGATGATTGAAAAGATGTAAATGAATAGTGTATGTTTCTCAGCACAAGTGTATGAGGTTCCAGGAGTGTGCTCAAAGCTCTTCATAATGTCtactaggtaggtgcccgtgcgatgccacggaacataaatctcgatttgtatatcagctatgcttcctgtggagcaaggaagcgaacgcaagccaaccttttgtattagtgcattctgttcagttcttacttgatcatcccgtgttctcgtgtgtgccatggccgagtggcaagctcaacactggtattgttgtcttgtctcaaatgaagtccGATTCCACAAGTTAACCGGAAATCTTCATGGGTGATAGCTGTGTCAGATTCTTTCGCGCATAGTGATAGCTGTGTCAGTTtacccccattttcttgggcatcACTTGTCTCAAATGAAGTTCATTGGAGGTTCGCAATTTATGTTCCGTGGCATCACACCGGCACCTACCTAGTATGTATATGAATGACAGAAGAAAAGGGTGAAAGGCACGACATCCAGAATTCATAGTTCAGTTCGCATTTCTGTGGCACAGTTTGCTGGTTATCTAATTTTACATACGGAGGACCTGGATTGCCACCTGCTAATTGCTATCGCGGTAAGAGTGCACATCAATCGCATCAAAGCCGCCAATATTGCAGCACGGCAGCTACAAGTGCATCCAATCACGCTCATAGCCACAATAAAATGTAAACAATAACTTAACAGACAGCATGCGAAATATAGAGAGAAAAATTATACTACCAACATGTGTTTCTTATTTTTGGACAGGCCTTGACCAAAAAGGTAAGAGCATCCCTTCTCAATCAGAGCCGTGGAACCATAGCCAAATTTGCCAAGTGTTAAAGAAGCAAAAGAAATACAGGAAGAAATTCACTAATCAGGTTTCATGAAGAGCTAGTTTCTGCAGAATGACAAAAGGGGAAAAGTAGCGATAACAACCATTGGAGTGAAAACATTTATTCTGTGTTGTCGATTGGAGTGATAACAACCATTTCTTCTGCTGCACCAGAATCAAGTCGATTATCACAGTTCCCTCTGCCACAAACACATATTCTTTATTTTCTGAACTGTATGAGCTTTGTTCCAGCAAACGCTTTCCGACTGGCCACACTTGGTGATCGGTACCCTGCTTTGGTGGGCTTTCCCCAGGGAGAAACTGAAGGCCTGCCTCCTTTAGTACGCCCCTCGCCTCCACCATGGGGATGATCCAAAGGATTCATAGCAACACCACGGACAACAGGGCGTCTGCCTAACCACCTGCTGTGCCCTGCCTTTCTTAGCTTGCGTGTACCATGGCTTGGGTTGGAGACTATACCAATTGTAGCATGGCATCTTGAATCAACAGCCTTCTCAGCACCTGAGGGAAGGCGCAGGACACACTTGGCgcctggctcctggactaccttaGCATATGTACCAGCTGCTCGAACCATCTTCCCACCCTGACCAGGACGACATTCAATATTATGCACCCAGGTTCCAATTCGTGCATTGGCTAATGGTATACAATTTCCAACCTTTGAGTTGAGATCAATTATATCGAACTGATTTTCCAAGGAATATGGTGAAGAGGCTGAACTCTTAGAAGACTTCGAGGAATGATAGTTCATCACAAGATTTAGCTGTTATTAAAACTGATTATGATGGTTTCTTTGTTGCTATTAAAGATTACAATCTTCTTTGCCTGACATCAATTTTATAGTTTTATACGTAtcactttctttctttctttccatcATCGTTAACGGCATGCAGCCACATTCTGTTATCGATCCCTCAATTTCTTGCATGCCACACCGATCTCCAAGCTAGAAGCATGTATCCGCCGTATAAAAGATGACAACAACATAAAGACGACTGGAACATGGTAGATAATGCTAGAGCAGCATTTTAAACATTGCTAATATAACATTAGGCATATACAATATATTGATATTCGTTGGTTCAAGTATCTACTGAGCAACATATCAATTGAATGGTTCATAGGCAACAGCTAGCAAATGAGCAGCTTCTACCACCAACCATCGGTGTTCATGTATTTCTCAACTTGGCTCATACTTGCTTAGCCAAATACGGCATCAGGCTACAAGCGAGGTACACCTAGTGCTCAACGATGTCGTATTTCCTTCGCAGCTTGTACAGATACCCGCTGAATCTCTTGTTCAGACAAGAAACAAAAGGGTGGTCCGATCTACTTGCCCAGGCAAGACAGTCTTGTGATAGGTCATCATGAAGGCCTGGGAAGTAGCAATCGTTTGATCTGTTGCCACTTGAATCGCCTCCCAACTGAGCCTTCAGAACAGGTTTCTGCTCCTTCAGTTCAAGTTCTTCGCTATCCGAATCTGTAGCATATGGAAAGAAATCTAATTATGAGATATCATAGAACACATCTGAGTGTTTCTTCGACTCCCCTGAGAAGTAGCCCTTCCTGACCAACAGAAAATAAGCTATTCAACTAATTTACTAAGTTTTAAAATATATGACGTTTAGGACAAGCTAAGTAATTAGTAAAAAACGTCATATATTTTAATCTACTCCTGTTGATGAAATATGTGTCAGAATTTCAATAGTTTTCATATGCAGATTCTGAAATTTAACTTACTCAAAAAATAGATCTATAATGTCATCCCACCTCACCTGGATAACATGAAACCACATCACAATAATGTTCACATAACAAGCTTTGATTTTAAGATCTTTCTTTGTTCCGTCCTTTCTCAGCTCGGTGCATTCATTCCGCTGCAAACAAGATTACAAGGAATCATCACTTGCTAATCACAAAAGTTATCTAAAAACAATCCCCACAGACCGATAAAAGAGAGTTCATCAACAGCAACAATTTTAATAGATCAGGCCTCATCTCAATTTAGATAGATCTGCTTTGAGTACAATTCTAATGTTAGTTATGCAGCGCATCATCGATGTGCTTCAATCACATGCCCAGGAGCTGAGCAGCAGCAACAGAAGAAGAAAAAATC contains these protein-coding regions:
- the LOC100274675 gene encoding uncharacterized protein LOC100274675, with protein sequence MGYEESKKHLLSLSYPELQCLCKRYNLPAKKTHSQLASSLASLLEASPSPAPPPVQLANMKEASTCNHANNKRGPYNGRDDGKPLVHAKHQKGDQTPVDETSKKGIDTGTSIPPVSMNHGRPEYHGHLSSDLRTAHNLQSQCDVGIATNTTNLEFVGKHDCSPANVIDQICPPIIQKYPSNGNGQASTKFGRMNDNTEKGCRLSDKISANAAAVQFSVMSDEGIDLLVDLNSSSATWAKNFMAEMHITPPSEHGNFSSFISSLSTKDDHSTASPSGNIIVDIQNKGAENIVPSTDSSLASDVGESSRSVLYPVDTTTVNSVSSTSTVAGTPVELSGYQEGAPVVCSSCLTADVQNNVTSDMPGASDNEVLPPEPADVFLQSERITAPAVCGSVQPIGNKCTMSSGDEVRSGSNEDSCPKSSGKQTGDETLMENEPVKAVAVEENIGRDDSLSISYQLACKTVAELPVTDAQSPASSSGHFIAGNFDNTHPTSSATSDNAINSLTSKFGAELAQSHDSTDKKGQNDAEEVEELESMTPAAYSEPPRNIQLSLRSASAKVKPSTLPRRSARLLPK